A portion of the Streptomyces coeruleoprunus genome contains these proteins:
- a CDS encoding superoxide dismutase, whose amino-acid sequence MSRSFARRRLLGAAAALGGAAVLAPLAGPARAAAPGTTSARPGHWPTRFPLPDGFRPEGITIGARPYAYFGSIANGDVHRVALATGRGRVVVPGGGADHPVIGLKIDRRERLLFLCGGWSREIRIADVRSGGPLRTYTVGSDDTMVNDVVLMPGAAWFTDSYNAQLYRLPLDRRGTPGDTVATVPLTGDWEQGADFTANGIERTPDGRALFVVNTVVDGGSLMRVDPDTGVARRVPTGDLRIPHGDGLLLLGRNLYVVQQAVNQVDVVRLDASGTRGTPIARITDPRFRVPTTAAAWGDRVYLPNARFDVEPTPRTEYDVVAVDQV is encoded by the coding sequence ATGTCACGTTCCTTCGCACGCAGAAGACTCCTGGGCGCGGCCGCCGCCCTCGGCGGCGCGGCCGTCCTCGCCCCGCTCGCCGGCCCGGCGCGGGCCGCCGCGCCCGGCACCACCTCCGCCCGTCCCGGCCACTGGCCCACCCGGTTCCCGCTGCCGGACGGCTTCCGCCCCGAGGGCATCACCATCGGCGCCCGCCCGTACGCCTACTTCGGGTCCATCGCCAACGGCGACGTCCACCGCGTGGCCCTGGCGACCGGCCGGGGGCGCGTCGTCGTGCCGGGCGGCGGCGCCGACCACCCCGTGATCGGGCTGAAGATCGACCGTCGGGAGCGGCTGCTGTTCCTCTGCGGCGGCTGGAGCCGGGAGATCCGGATCGCCGACGTCCGCTCCGGGGGACCGCTCAGGACGTACACGGTCGGGTCGGACGACACGATGGTCAACGACGTCGTCCTCATGCCCGGCGCCGCCTGGTTCACGGACTCCTACAACGCACAGCTCTACCGGCTGCCCCTGGACCGGCGCGGCACGCCCGGCGACACGGTGGCGACCGTGCCGCTCACCGGGGACTGGGAGCAGGGCGCCGACTTCACCGCCAATGGCATCGAGCGGACGCCCGACGGGAGGGCGCTGTTCGTGGTCAACACCGTGGTGGACGGGGGCTCGTTGATGCGGGTCGACCCGGACACCGGCGTCGCCCGCAGGGTGCCGACCGGCGACCTGAGGATCCCGCACGGCGACGGGCTGCTCCTGCTGGGCCGGAACCTGTACGTCGTCCAGCAGGCCGTCAACCAGGTGGACGTGGTGCGGCTCGACGCCTCGGGCACGCGCGGGACGCCGATCGCCCGGATCACCGACCCGCGGTTCCGCGTCCCGACGACGGCCGCGGCCTGGGGCGACCGCGTCTATCTGCCCAACGCGCGCTTCGACGTGGAGCCGACCCCGCGGACCGAGTACGACGTGGTCGCCGTCGACCAGGTGTGA
- a CDS encoding PAC2 family protein, producing the protein MIELEGVPELIDPVMVAAFEGWNDAGDAASTAVAHLEREWKGEVFAALDAEDYYDFQVNRPTVWLDGGVRRITWPTTRLSVVRVGGEKPRDLVLVRGIEPSMRWRSFCNEILGFAHELGVEMVVILGALLGDTPHTRPVPVSGVTSDPDLARTMDLEETRYEGPTGIVGILQEACTHAGVPAVSLWAAVPHYVSQPPNPKATLALLNRLEDLIDLRIPLGELAEDARAWQVGVDQLASEDSEVAEYVQTLEEARDTAELPEASGEAIAREFERYLRRRDGGPGTLPGTTGHATESGDTSYLRDTSSGRTRPPKPPKATGGDEEDGTQGAQGPQGPQGTDGGTSGPGGPGGPGGSDDPEDIGD; encoded by the coding sequence GTGATCGAGCTCGAGGGGGTTCCCGAGCTGATCGACCCGGTCATGGTGGCCGCGTTCGAGGGCTGGAACGACGCCGGCGACGCCGCCTCCACCGCGGTCGCGCACCTGGAACGGGAGTGGAAGGGCGAGGTGTTCGCGGCGCTCGACGCCGAGGACTACTACGACTTCCAGGTCAACCGGCCCACGGTGTGGCTGGACGGCGGGGTACGGAGGATCACCTGGCCCACCACCCGGCTCTCCGTGGTGCGGGTCGGCGGCGAGAAGCCGCGGGACCTGGTCCTGGTCCGCGGGATCGAACCGTCCATGCGCTGGCGCTCGTTCTGCAACGAGATCCTGGGCTTCGCCCATGAGCTGGGCGTGGAGATGGTGGTCATCCTGGGGGCGCTGCTGGGCGACACCCCGCACACGCGGCCGGTGCCGGTCAGCGGCGTGACGTCCGACCCCGACCTGGCCCGCACGATGGACCTGGAGGAGACCCGGTACGAGGGCCCGACGGGCATCGTCGGCATCCTCCAGGAGGCGTGCACGCACGCCGGGGTACCGGCGGTGAGCCTGTGGGCGGCGGTGCCGCACTACGTGTCGCAGCCGCCCAACCCCAAGGCGACGCTGGCGCTGCTCAACCGCCTCGAGGACCTGATCGACCTGCGCATCCCGCTGGGCGAACTGGCCGAGGACGCGCGGGCCTGGCAGGTGGGCGTCGACCAACTCGCCTCCGAGGACAGCGAGGTGGCGGAGTACGTGCAGACGCTGGAGGAGGCGCGGGACACCGCGGAGCTGCCGGAGGCGTCGGGCGAGGCCATCGCCCGGGAGTTCGAGCGCTATCTGCGCCGCAGGGACGGCGGGCCCGGCACGCTGCCCGGGACGACCGGTCACGCCACGGAGAGCGGCGACACGTCGTACCTGCGGGACACATCCAGCGGGCGGACCCGCCCGCCGAAGCCCCCGAAGGCGACCGGCGGGGACGAGGAGGACGGCACCCAAGGCGCCCAGGGCCCTCAGGGCCCCCAGGGCACCGACGGCGGCACGAGCGGCCCCGGTGGCCCCGGCGGGCCCGGCGGCTCGGACGACCCCGAGGACATCGGGGACTGA
- a CDS encoding enolase C-terminal domain-like protein, with protein sequence MSPIVTAFEVHDIRFPTSDQLDGSDAMHPDPDYSAAYVVLRTGDGTEGHGFAFTIGRGNDVTAAAIEALRPYVTGRPAPRTAADLAALYRNLTHDSQLRWLGPEKGVAHMAAGAVINAAWDLAATTAGLPVWEFLARMTPEEIVSLVDFRHLTDALTPDEALALLRAAEPGRAERTARLRAEGYPAYTTSPGWLGYDDARLVRLAEQAVADGFGQIKLKVGADLDDDVRRLALARAAVGPSVRIALDANQRWDVPEALHALAALAPYDPHWIEEPTSPDDVLGHAAIRAGQPVRVATGEHGANRVLFKQLLQAGAVDYVQIDAARVAGVNENVAILLLAAKYGVPVCPHAGGVGLCELVQHLAMFDYVAVSGSLDERVIEYVDHLHEHFTDPVVVRDGRYAAPTAPGFSARMRPESIAAHRYPDGPVWQRRKETGRA encoded by the coding sequence ATGAGTCCGATCGTCACCGCGTTCGAGGTCCACGACATCCGCTTCCCCACCTCCGACCAGCTCGACGGCTCGGACGCCATGCATCCGGACCCCGACTACTCCGCCGCGTACGTCGTCCTGCGCACCGGCGACGGAACCGAGGGCCATGGCTTCGCCTTCACCATCGGCCGTGGTAACGACGTCACCGCCGCCGCCATCGAGGCGCTGCGCCCCTACGTCACGGGCCGTCCCGCCCCGCGTACGGCCGCCGACCTGGCCGCGCTGTACCGGAACCTCACCCATGACTCCCAGCTGCGCTGGCTCGGCCCCGAGAAGGGCGTGGCCCACATGGCCGCCGGCGCCGTGATCAACGCCGCCTGGGACCTCGCCGCCACCACCGCGGGCCTGCCCGTATGGGAGTTCCTGGCCCGGATGACGCCCGAGGAGATCGTCTCGCTCGTCGACTTCCGCCATCTGACCGACGCCCTCACGCCCGACGAGGCCCTGGCGCTCCTCCGCGCCGCCGAACCCGGCCGCGCCGAACGCACCGCCCGGCTGCGCGCCGAGGGCTACCCCGCCTACACCACCTCGCCCGGCTGGCTGGGCTACGACGACGCCCGGCTCGTCCGGCTCGCCGAGCAGGCCGTCGCCGACGGATTCGGCCAGATCAAACTGAAGGTGGGCGCCGACCTCGACGACGACGTACGGCGGCTCGCGCTCGCCCGCGCGGCCGTCGGGCCCTCCGTGCGCATCGCCCTCGACGCCAACCAGCGCTGGGACGTGCCCGAGGCGCTGCACGCCCTGGCCGCGCTCGCCCCCTACGACCCGCACTGGATCGAGGAACCCACCAGCCCCGACGACGTCCTGGGCCACGCCGCCATCCGCGCCGGCCAGCCCGTCAGGGTCGCCACCGGCGAACACGGCGCCAACCGCGTCCTGTTCAAGCAGCTCCTCCAGGCCGGCGCCGTCGACTACGTCCAGATCGACGCCGCCCGCGTCGCCGGGGTCAACGAGAACGTCGCCATCCTGCTCCTCGCCGCGAAGTACGGCGTCCCCGTCTGTCCGCACGCCGGGGGAGTGGGACTGTGCGAACTCGTCCAGCACCTCGCGATGTTCGACTACGTCGCCGTGTCCGGCAGCCTGGACGAGAGGGTCATCGAGTACGTCGACCACCTCCACGAGCACTTCACCGACCCGGTCGTCGTCCGCGACGGCCGCTACGCCGCACCCACCGCGCCCGGGTTCTCCGCCCGGATGCGCCCCGAGTCGATCGCCGCCCACCGCTACCCGGACGGACCGGTGTGGCAGCGGAGGAAGGAGACCGGCCGTGCGTGA
- a CDS encoding SDR family NAD(P)-dependent oxidoreductase, producing MRDLAGLNALVTGGASGIGAAVAAELLRRGARVAVLDLDTRGAPDGTLALAADVTSDADVRDAVAAAVGEFGALHTVVSNAGIGAVGTVEDNGDDEWRRVLDVNVLGMVRTARHALPHLRRAAADRPGAVSVTHTCSIAATAGLPRRALYSASKGAVLSLTLAMAADHVREGIRVNCVNPGTADTPWVGRLLDRADDPVAERAALEARQPMGRLVSAAEVAAAVAYLASPAAAAVTGTALAVDGGMQGLRLRPAT from the coding sequence GTGCGTGACCTCGCGGGGCTGAACGCGCTCGTCACCGGCGGAGCCTCCGGCATCGGCGCCGCCGTCGCCGCCGAACTGCTCCGGCGCGGCGCCCGGGTCGCCGTCCTCGACCTGGACACCCGCGGCGCCCCCGACGGCACCCTGGCCCTGGCCGCCGACGTCACCTCCGACGCGGACGTACGGGACGCGGTGGCCGCCGCCGTGGGCGAGTTCGGCGCCCTGCACACGGTCGTGAGCAACGCGGGCATCGGCGCCGTCGGCACCGTCGAGGACAACGGCGACGACGAGTGGCGGCGCGTCCTGGACGTCAACGTGCTGGGCATGGTCCGCACCGCCCGGCACGCCCTGCCGCATCTGCGGCGGGCCGCGGCCGACCGCCCCGGCGCGGTGTCCGTCACCCACACCTGCTCGATCGCCGCCACGGCCGGACTGCCCCGGCGGGCCCTGTACTCGGCGTCCAAGGGCGCCGTGCTCTCGCTGACCCTCGCCATGGCCGCCGACCACGTCCGGGAGGGCATCCGGGTCAACTGTGTGAACCCCGGCACCGCCGACACCCCGTGGGTGGGCCGGCTCCTCGACCGCGCCGACGATCCGGTCGCCGAGCGGGCCGCCCTGGAGGCCCGCCAGCCCATGGGGCGTCTGGTGTCCGCCGCCGAGGTCGCCGCGGCCGTCGCCTACCTGGCGAGCCCCGCCGCCGCGGCCGTCACCGGTACCGCGCTCGCCGTCGACGGCGGGATGCAGGGGCTGCGGCTGCGTCCGGCGACGTAG
- a CDS encoding FadR/GntR family transcriptional regulator, translated as MAVTDEAIEKIKEMIVSGALRPGDRLPKESELAAELGLSRNSLREAVRALSLIRILDVRQGDGTYVTSLDPQLLLEALSFVVDFHRDDTVLEFLAVRRILEPAATALAAPRIGEAELDALEAALDALGPEPAVEELVAADLEFHRVIVGASGNAVLCSLLDGLSGPTTRARVWRGLTQEDAVARTLHEHRAILAALRDRDAEAARSWATVHIASVEQWLRSVL; from the coding sequence ATGGCAGTGACGGACGAGGCGATCGAGAAGATCAAGGAGATGATCGTCTCGGGTGCGCTGCGGCCCGGCGACCGGCTCCCCAAGGAGAGCGAACTCGCCGCCGAGCTGGGGCTCTCCCGCAATTCGCTGCGCGAGGCGGTCCGCGCCCTGTCGCTGATCCGCATCCTGGACGTCCGCCAGGGCGACGGTACGTACGTGACGAGCCTGGACCCGCAGCTGCTGCTGGAGGCGCTGAGCTTCGTCGTGGACTTCCACCGGGACGACACCGTGCTGGAGTTCCTGGCCGTGCGGCGCATCCTGGAACCGGCGGCGACCGCGCTGGCCGCGCCGCGGATCGGCGAGGCCGAGCTGGACGCGCTGGAGGCGGCCCTGGACGCGCTGGGCCCGGAGCCGGCCGTGGAGGAACTGGTCGCCGCGGACCTGGAGTTCCACCGCGTGATCGTGGGGGCGTCCGGCAACGCGGTGCTGTGCTCGCTGCTGGACGGGCTGTCCGGGCCGACGACCCGGGCCCGGGTGTGGCGCGGGCTCACGCAGGAGGACGCGGTCGCGCGGACGCTGCACGAGCACCGGGCGATCCTGGCGGCGCTGCGGGACCGCGACGCGGAGGCGGCCCGGTCATGGGCGACGGTGCACATCGCGAGCGTGGAGCAGTGGCTCCGCTCGGTGCTCTGA
- a CDS encoding glycerol-3-phosphate dehydrogenase/oxidase has product MTTLQSVPALGTHPAAGSLPSRAETREQLSKATYDLLVIGGGILGISTAWHAAQSGLRVALVDAGDFAGATSSASSKLLHGGLRYLQTGAVKLVAENHFERRAVSRQVAPHLANPLTFYLPVYKGGPHGAAKLGAGVFAYSALSAFGDGVGHLLSPSKAAQDVPELRTDNLKAVAVYGDDQMNDARMALMTVRAAVEAGATVLNHAEVTGLRFTRGRVTGADLRDRLDGTEFGVDARLVLNATGPWVDHLRRMEDPNAAPSIRLSKGAHLVLKRTSPWKAALATPIDKYRITFALPWEDMLLLGTTDEEYEGDPGEVAVNEKDIAQILDEAAFSIRDQQLERDLITYAFAGLRVLPGGPGDTSKAKRETVVTEGRGGMLSVAGGKWTTFRHIGRTVMNKLAALPGGPLADDMEPISSLPKKLPLPGIANPNAVAHRLLVDGGTPGPRMAADTARHLATHYGSLSFDIARLAYENPELGERIHPDAPEIWAQVVYARDHEWAETADDVLRRRTTLTIRGLATDEVRGKVEAMLADRA; this is encoded by the coding sequence ATGACCACCCTGCAGAGCGTCCCCGCCCTCGGGACGCACCCGGCTGCCGGTTCGCTGCCGAGCCGCGCCGAGACCCGGGAGCAGCTCTCCAAGGCGACCTACGACCTCCTGGTGATCGGCGGCGGCATCCTCGGCATCTCCACCGCCTGGCACGCCGCGCAGTCCGGGCTGCGGGTGGCCCTGGTGGACGCCGGCGACTTCGCCGGCGCCACCTCCTCCGCCTCCTCCAAGCTGCTCCACGGCGGTCTGCGCTACCTGCAGACCGGCGCGGTGAAGCTGGTCGCGGAGAACCACTTCGAGCGCCGTGCGGTCTCCCGCCAGGTCGCCCCGCACCTGGCCAACCCGCTCACCTTCTACCTGCCGGTGTACAAGGGCGGGCCGCACGGCGCCGCGAAGCTCGGCGCGGGCGTCTTCGCGTACTCGGCGCTCTCCGCGTTCGGCGACGGCGTCGGCCACCTGCTCAGCCCGTCGAAGGCCGCGCAGGACGTGCCGGAGCTGCGTACGGACAACCTCAAGGCCGTGGCCGTGTACGGCGACGACCAGATGAACGACGCGCGCATGGCCCTCATGACGGTCCGCGCCGCGGTCGAGGCGGGCGCGACCGTCCTCAACCACGCCGAGGTCACCGGTCTGCGCTTCACCCGGGGCCGCGTCACCGGCGCCGACCTGAGGGACCGGCTCGACGGCACCGAGTTCGGCGTGGACGCCCGGCTGGTGCTCAACGCCACCGGCCCCTGGGTGGACCACCTGCGCCGGATGGAGGATCCGAACGCGGCACCGTCCATCCGCCTCTCCAAGGGCGCGCACCTCGTCCTGAAGCGGACCTCCCCGTGGAAGGCCGCCCTCGCCACCCCGATCGACAAGTACCGCATCACGTTCGCCCTGCCCTGGGAGGACATGCTGCTGCTCGGTACGACCGACGAGGAGTACGAGGGCGACCCGGGCGAGGTCGCGGTGAACGAGAAGGACATCGCCCAGATCCTGGACGAGGCCGCCTTCTCCATCCGCGACCAGCAGCTCGAGCGCGACCTGATCACCTACGCGTTCGCCGGTCTGCGGGTCCTGCCCGGCGGTCCGGGCGACACCTCCAAGGCCAAGCGCGAGACCGTCGTCACCGAGGGCCGCGGCGGCATGCTGTCGGTCGCCGGCGGCAAGTGGACGACGTTCCGCCACATCGGCCGTACGGTGATGAACAAGCTGGCCGCGCTCCCCGGCGGGCCTCTCGCCGACGACATGGAGCCCATCTCCAGCCTGCCGAAGAAGCTTCCGCTTCCCGGCATAGCCAACCCCAACGCGGTGGCGCACCGGCTGCTCGTCGACGGCGGCACGCCCGGCCCGCGCATGGCCGCCGACACGGCCCGCCACCTGGCGACGCACTACGGCTCGCTGTCCTTCGACATCGCGCGCCTGGCGTACGAGAACCCGGAGCTGGGCGAGCGGATCCACCCGGACGCGCCGGAGATCTGGGCGCAGGTCGTCTACGCCCGGGACCACGAGTGGGCCGAGACGGCGGACGACGTGCTGCGCCGCCGTACGACCCTGACGATCCGCGGCCTCGCGACGGACGAGGTCCGCGGCAAGGTCGAGGCGATGCTGGCCGACAGGGCCTGA
- the glpK gene encoding glycerol kinase GlpK, with protein MTATTSHGTGPFIAAIDQGTTSSRCIVFDRDGRIVSVDQKEHEQIFPKPGWVEHNATEIWANVQEVVAGAIEKAGITAADVKAIGITNQRETTLLWDKNTGEPVHNAIVWQDTRTDALCKELGRNVGQDRFRRETGLPLASYFAGPKVRWLLDNVEGLRERAERGDILFGTMDSWVIWNLTGGVDGGRHVTDVTNASRTMLMNLHTMEWDDKILQSMEVPAAVLPEIRSSAEVYGHVKGGVLDGIPVASALGDQQAALFGQTCFAEGEAKSTYGTGTFMLMNTGDKVINSYSGLLTTVGYQIGENKPVYALEGSIAVTGSLVQWMRDQMGLISTAAEIETLALSVEDNGGAYFVPAFSGLFAPYWRSDARGVIAGLTRYVTKAHIARAVLEATAWQTREITDAMTKDSGVELTALKVDGGMTSNNLLMQTLSDVLDAPVVRPMVAETTCLGAAYAAGLAVGFWPDTDALRANWRRAAEWTPRMDADIRDREYKNWLKAVERTMGWIEDEE; from the coding sequence ATGACCGCCACCACCTCGCACGGCACCGGCCCCTTCATCGCGGCCATCGACCAGGGCACCACGTCCAGCCGCTGCATCGTCTTCGACCGCGACGGGCGCATCGTCTCCGTCGACCAGAAGGAGCACGAGCAGATCTTCCCGAAGCCCGGCTGGGTCGAGCACAACGCCACCGAGATCTGGGCGAACGTCCAGGAAGTCGTCGCCGGCGCCATCGAGAAGGCCGGCATCACCGCCGCCGACGTCAAGGCCATCGGCATCACCAACCAGCGCGAGACGACGCTGCTGTGGGACAAGAACACCGGTGAGCCGGTCCACAACGCCATCGTCTGGCAGGACACCCGCACCGACGCCCTGTGCAAGGAGCTGGGCCGCAACGTCGGCCAGGACCGCTTCCGCCGCGAGACCGGCCTCCCGCTGGCCTCCTACTTCGCCGGCCCGAAGGTCCGCTGGCTGCTCGACAACGTCGAGGGCCTGCGCGAGCGCGCCGAGCGCGGCGACATCCTCTTCGGCACCATGGACTCCTGGGTCATCTGGAACCTGACCGGCGGCGTCGACGGCGGCCGGCACGTCACCGACGTCACCAACGCGTCCCGCACCATGCTGATGAACCTCCACACCATGGAGTGGGACGACAAGATCCTCCAGTCGATGGAGGTCCCCGCCGCGGTCCTCCCGGAGATCCGCTCCTCGGCCGAGGTGTACGGCCACGTCAAGGGCGGCGTCCTCGACGGCATCCCCGTCGCGTCCGCGCTCGGCGACCAGCAGGCGGCCCTGTTCGGCCAGACCTGCTTCGCGGAGGGCGAGGCCAAGTCCACCTACGGCACCGGAACGTTCATGCTGATGAACACCGGCGACAAGGTCATCAACTCCTACAGCGGCCTGCTCACCACGGTCGGCTACCAGATCGGCGAGAACAAGCCGGTCTACGCCCTGGAGGGCTCCATCGCCGTCACCGGCTCGCTCGTCCAGTGGATGCGCGACCAGATGGGCCTGATCAGCACCGCGGCCGAGATCGAGACGCTGGCCCTGTCCGTCGAGGACAACGGCGGCGCCTACTTCGTGCCCGCGTTCTCCGGCCTGTTCGCCCCGTACTGGCGCTCCGACGCCCGCGGTGTCATCGCCGGTCTGACCCGCTACGTCACGAAGGCGCACATCGCCCGCGCCGTCCTCGAGGCCACCGCCTGGCAGACCCGTGAGATCACCGACGCCATGACCAAGGACTCCGGCGTCGAGCTGACCGCCCTGAAGGTCGACGGCGGCATGACCTCCAACAACCTGCTGATGCAGACGCTCTCGGACGTCCTGGACGCACCGGTCGTGCGCCCGATGGTCGCCGAGACGACCTGCCTCGGCGCGGCCTACGCCGCCGGCCTGGCCGTCGGCTTCTGGCCCGACACCGACGCGCTGCGGGCCAACTGGCGCCGCGCCGCCGAATGGACCCCCCGCATGGACGCGGACATCCGCGACCGCGAGTACAAGAACTGGCTCAAGGCCGTCGAGCGGACCATGGGCTGGATCGAGGACGAGGAGTAA
- a CDS encoding MIP/aquaporin family protein, whose translation MSSSDIFIGEIIGTAVLILLGGGVVAAVVLKRSKAQNAGWVAITFGWGFAVMTAVYMTGSLSGAHLNPAVTVGIALNNGEWKNVPVYIAGQMLGAMIGAFLVWVAYYGQFQAHLRDPEITSKPVAGAIEGPGPVLGIFSTGPEIRNVWQNLATEIIGTLVLVLAVLTQGLNNDGKGLNVLGGLIVAFVVVGIGLSLGGPTGYAINPARDLGPRIVHALLPLPNKGGSDWGYAWIPVVGPLIGSAAAAGIYSLAFA comes from the coding sequence GTGTCCAGCTCCGACATCTTCATCGGCGAGATCATTGGTACCGCCGTACTCATCCTCCTCGGCGGAGGCGTCGTCGCCGCCGTCGTGCTCAAGCGCTCCAAGGCGCAGAACGCCGGCTGGGTGGCCATCACCTTCGGGTGGGGCTTCGCGGTCATGACCGCCGTGTACATGACTGGTTCCCTCTCCGGCGCCCATCTGAACCCCGCCGTGACGGTCGGCATCGCCCTCAACAACGGCGAATGGAAGAACGTCCCGGTCTACATCGCGGGCCAGATGCTCGGCGCCATGATCGGTGCCTTCCTGGTGTGGGTCGCGTACTACGGCCAGTTCCAGGCACATCTCCGTGACCCGGAGATCACCTCCAAGCCCGTCGCCGGCGCGATCGAGGGCCCCGGCCCCGTCCTCGGCATCTTCTCCACCGGCCCCGAGATCCGGAACGTCTGGCAGAACCTGGCGACCGAGATCATCGGCACCCTCGTGCTGGTCCTGGCCGTGCTCACCCAGGGCCTCAACAACGACGGCAAGGGACTGAACGTCCTCGGCGGTCTGATCGTCGCCTTCGTCGTCGTGGGTATCGGCCTGTCGCTCGGTGGCCCGACCGGTTACGCCATCAACCCGGCGCGCGACCTCGGTCCCCGCATCGTGCACGCCCTGCTCCCGCTGCCCAACAAGGGCGGCTCCGACTGGGGGTACGCCTGGATCCCCGTCGTCGGTCCGCTGATCGGCTCCGCCGCCGCCGCGGGTATCTACTCCCTCGCGTTCGCCTGA
- a CDS encoding IclR family transcriptional regulator has translation MAKNIQSLERAAAMLRLLAGGERRLGLSDIASSLGLAKGTAHGILRTLQAEGFVEQDVASGRYQLGAELLRLGNSYLDVHELRARALVWTDDLARSSGESVHLGVLHQHGVLVIHHVFRPDDSRQVLEVGAMQPLHSTALGKVLSAYDPVAHSEAVEVERKAYTARTVTALDDFEELLDLTRARGWAADVEETWEGVASVAAPIHDRRRMPVGAVAITGAVERVCDGGELRSELIAAVRECARAVSRDLGAGRF, from the coding sequence ATGGCGAAGAACATCCAGTCGCTTGAACGGGCGGCGGCGATGCTGCGGCTGCTCGCGGGTGGAGAGCGCCGGCTGGGTCTCTCCGACATCGCGTCGTCCCTGGGGCTGGCCAAGGGCACGGCACACGGCATACTCCGCACGCTCCAGGCCGAGGGCTTCGTCGAGCAGGACGTGGCGTCCGGGCGCTACCAGCTGGGCGCGGAGCTGCTGCGGCTCGGCAACAGCTACCTCGACGTGCACGAGCTGCGGGCCAGGGCGCTGGTCTGGACGGACGACCTGGCCAGGTCCAGCGGCGAGAGCGTGCACCTCGGCGTGCTGCACCAGCACGGGGTGCTGGTGATCCACCACGTGTTCCGGCCCGACGACAGCCGCCAGGTGCTGGAGGTCGGGGCGATGCAGCCGCTGCACTCCACCGCGCTGGGCAAGGTCCTCTCCGCGTACGACCCGGTGGCGCACAGCGAGGCGGTGGAGGTGGAGCGCAAGGCGTACACCGCGCGCACCGTCACGGCGCTGGACGACTTCGAGGAGCTGCTGGACCTCACGCGGGCGCGCGGCTGGGCCGCGGACGTGGAGGAGACCTGGGAGGGCGTGGCGTCCGTGGCGGCGCCCATCCACGACCGGCGGCGGATGCCGGTGGGGGCCGTCGCCATCACCGGTGCGGTGGAGCGCGTCTGTGACGGCGGTGAGCTGCGGTCCGAGCTGATCGCGGCGGTGCGGGAGTGCGCGCGGGCGGTGTCGCGGGACCTGGGCGCCGGGCGCTTCTGA